From Cricetulus griseus strain 17A/GY chromosome 1 unlocalized genomic scaffold, alternate assembly CriGri-PICRH-1.0 chr1_0, whole genome shotgun sequence, a single genomic window includes:
- the LOC100759130 gene encoding keratin-associated protein 10-8 isoform X5, with the protein MATSTMSICSSDLSYDSRVCLPGSCDSCTDSSWQVDDCPESCCEPSCCQSSCCQPSCCQSSCCVPSCCVPSCYGPAPCLTFICTPVSCMSSPCCQSVCTSSCEPSCCQQSSCQPSCCTSSPCCVTLCCKPVCCTPICSGSSSCCQQSCCQPSCYQSSCCVPVCCKPVCCTPICSGSPSSCCVPVCCKPVCCKPCSSVSLLCRPVCRPACCVPTSSCCGSSCQPSCCKPCSSMSLLCRPACSSQACCGLSSGQKSSC; encoded by the exons ATGGCCACCTCCACCATGTCCATCTGCTCCAGTGACCTGAGCTACGACAGCCGGGTTTGCCTGCCCGGTTCCTGTGATTCTTGCACTGACTCCTCCTGGCAGGTGGATGACTGCCCAGAGAGCTGCTGTGAGCCCAGCTGCTGCCAGTCCAGCTGCTGCCAACCTAGCTGCTGCCAGTCCAGCTGCTGTGTCCCCAGCTGCTGTGTCCCCAGCTGCTATGGCCCAGCCCCCTGCCTAACCTTCATCTGCACCCCAGTGAGCTGTATGTCCAGTCCCTGCTGCCAATCTGTCTGTACCAGCTCCTGTGAACCCTCATGTTGCCAGCAGTCTAGCTGCCAGCCCTCATGCTGCACCTCCTCACCCTGCTGTGTGACTCTTTGCTGCAAGCCTGTCTGCTGCACACCCATCTGCTCTGGGTCCTCCTCATGCTGCCAGCAGTCCTGCTGCCAGCCCTCATGCTATCAATCCTCTTGCTGTGTGCCTGTCTGCTGCAAGCCTGTCTGCTGCACACCCATCTGCTCTGGATCCCCAT CATCCTGCTGTGTGCCTGTCTGCTGCAAGCCTGtctgctgcaagccctgctccAGCGTGTCCCTGCTTTGCCGGCCTGTGTGCAGACCTGCCTGCTGTGTGCCCACCTCCTCCTGCTGTGGCTCCTcctgccagcccagctgctgcaagccctgctccAGCATGTCCCTGCTCTGCCGCCCTGCCTGCTCCAGCCAggcctgctgtggcctctcctcagGCCAGAAGTCCAGCTGCTGA
- the LOC100759130 gene encoding keratin-associated protein 10-7 isoform X1, whose translation MATSTMSICSSDLSYDSRVCLPGSCDSCTDSSWQVDDCPESCCEPSCCQSSCCQPTPCLTFICTPVSCMSSPCCQSVCTSSCEPSCCQQSSCQPSCCTSSPCCVTLCCKPVCCTPICSGSSSCCQQSCCQPSCYQSSCCVPVCCKPVCCTPICSGSPCCQQSSCQPSGCTSSPCSVTLCCKPVCCTPICSGSSCCQQSSCQPSCCQPSCCVPVCCKPVCCKPCSSVSLLCRPVCRPACCVPTSSCCGSSCQPSCCKPCSSMSLLCRPACSSQACCGLSSGQKSSC comes from the exons ATGGCCACCTCCACCATGTCCATCTGCTCCAGTGACCTGAGCTACGACAGCCGGGTTTGCCTGCCCGGTTCCTGTGATTCTTGCACTGACTCCTCCTGGCAGGTGGATGACTGCCCAGAGAGCTGCTGTGAGCCCAGCTGCTGCCAGTCCAGCTGCTGCCAACCTA CCCCCTGCCTAACCTTCATCTGCACCCCAGTGAGCTGTATGTCCAGTCCCTGCTGCCAATCTGTCTGTACCAGCTCCTGTGAACCCTCATGTTGCCAGCAGTCTAGCTGCCAGCCCTCATGCTGCACCTCCTCACCCTGCTGTGTGACTCTTTGCTGCAAGCCTGTCTGCTGCACACCCATCTGCTCTGGGTCCTCCTCATGCTGCCAGCAGTCCTGCTGCCAGCCCTCATGCTATCAATCCTCTTGCTGTGTGCCTGTCTGCTGCAAGCCTGTCTGCTGCACACCCATCTGCTCTGGATCCCCATGCTGCCAGCAGTCTAGCTGCCAGCCCTCAGGCTGCACCTCCTCACCCTGTTCTGTGACCCTTTGCTGCAAGCCTGTCTGCTGTACACCCATCTGCTCTGGGTCCTCATGCTGTCAGCAGTCTAGCTGCCAGCCCTCATGCTGCCAGCCATCCTGCTGTGTGCCTGTCTGCTGCAAGCCTGtctgctgcaagccctgctccAGCGTGTCCCTGCTTTGCCGGCCTGTGTGCAGACCTGCCTGCTGTGTGCCCACCTCCTCCTGCTGTGGCTCCTcctgccagcccagctgctgcaagccctgctccAGCATGTCCCTGCTCTGCCGCCCTGCCTGCTCCAGCCAggcctgctgtggcctctcctcagGCCAGAAGTCCAGCTGCTGA
- the LOC100759130 gene encoding keratin-associated protein 10-7 isoform X4: MATSTMSICSSDLSYDSRVCLPGSCDSCTDSSWQVDDCPESCCEPSCCHCYGPAPCLTFICTPVSCMSSPCCQSVCTSSCEPSCCQQSSCQPSCCTSSPCCVTLCCKPVCCTPICSGSSSCCQQSCCQPSCYQSSCCVPVCCKPVCCTPICSGSPCCQQSSCQPSGCTSSPCSVTLCCKPVCCTPICSGSSCCQQSSCQPSCCQPSCCVPVCCKPVCCKPCSSVSLLCRPVCRPACCVPTSSCCGSSCQPSCCKPCSSMSLLCRPACSSQACCGLSSGQKSSC, translated from the exons ATGGCCACCTCCACCATGTCCATCTGCTCCAGTGACCTGAGCTACGACAGCCGGGTTTGCCTGCCCGGTTCCTGTGATTCTTGCACTGACTCCTCCTGGCAGGTGGATGACTGCCCAGAGAGCTGCTGTGAGCCCAGCTGCTGCCA CTGCTATGGCCCAGCCCCCTGCCTAACCTTCATCTGCACCCCAGTGAGCTGTATGTCCAGTCCCTGCTGCCAATCTGTCTGTACCAGCTCCTGTGAACCCTCATGTTGCCAGCAGTCTAGCTGCCAGCCCTCATGCTGCACCTCCTCACCCTGCTGTGTGACTCTTTGCTGCAAGCCTGTCTGCTGCACACCCATCTGCTCTGGGTCCTCCTCATGCTGCCAGCAGTCCTGCTGCCAGCCCTCATGCTATCAATCCTCTTGCTGTGTGCCTGTCTGCTGCAAGCCTGTCTGCTGCACACCCATCTGCTCTGGATCCCCATGCTGCCAGCAGTCTAGCTGCCAGCCCTCAGGCTGCACCTCCTCACCCTGTTCTGTGACCCTTTGCTGCAAGCCTGTCTGCTGTACACCCATCTGCTCTGGGTCCTCATGCTGTCAGCAGTCTAGCTGCCAGCCCTCATGCTGCCAGCCATCCTGCTGTGTGCCTGTCTGCTGCAAGCCTGtctgctgcaagccctgctccAGCGTGTCCCTGCTTTGCCGGCCTGTGTGCAGACCTGCCTGCTGTGTGCCCACCTCCTCCTGCTGTGGCTCCTcctgccagcccagctgctgcaagccctgctccAGCATGTCCCTGCTCTGCCGCCCTGCCTGCTCCAGCCAggcctgctgtggcctctcctcagGCCAGAAGTCCAGCTGCTGA
- the LOC100759130 gene encoding keratin-associated protein 10-12 isoform X3, whose protein sequence is MSICSSDLSYDSRVCLPGSCDSCTDSSWQVDDCPESCCEPSCCHCYGPAPCLTFICTPVSCMSSPCCQSVCTSSCEPSCCQQSSCQPSCCTSSPCCQSCCQPSCYQSSCCVPVCCKPVCCTPICSGSPCCQQSSCQPSGCTSSPCSVTLCCKPVCCTPICSGSSCCQQSSCQPSCCQPSCCVPVCCKPVCCKPCSSVSLLCRPVCRPACCVPTSSCCGSSCQPSCCKPCSSMSLLCRPACSSQACCGLSSGQKSSC, encoded by the exons ATGTCCATCTGCTCCAGTGACCTGAGCTACGACAGCCGGGTTTGCCTGCCCGGTTCCTGTGATTCTTGCACTGACTCCTCCTGGCAGGTGGATGACTGCCCAGAGAGCTGCTGTGAGCCCAGCTGCTGCCA CTGCTATGGCCCAGCCCCCTGCCTAACCTTCATCTGCACCCCAGTGAGCTGTATGTCCAGTCCCTGCTGCCAATCTGTCTGTACCAGCTCCTGTGAACCCTCATGTTGCCAGCAGTCTAGCTGCCAGCCCTCATGCTGCACCTCCTCACCCTGCTGT CAGTCCTGCTGCCAGCCCTCATGCTATCAATCCTCTTGCTGTGTGCCTGTCTGCTGCAAGCCTGTCTGCTGCACACCCATCTGCTCTGGATCCCCATGCTGCCAGCAGTCTAGCTGCCAGCCCTCAGGCTGCACCTCCTCACCCTGTTCTGTGACCCTTTGCTGCAAGCCTGTCTGCTGTACACCCATCTGCTCTGGGTCCTCATGCTGTCAGCAGTCTAGCTGCCAGCCCTCATGCTGCCAGCCATCCTGCTGTGTGCCTGTCTGCTGCAAGCCTGtctgctgcaagccctgctccAGCGTGTCCCTGCTTTGCCGGCCTGTGTGCAGACCTGCCTGCTGTGTGCCCACCTCCTCCTGCTGTGGCTCCTcctgccagcccagctgctgcaagccctgctccAGCATGTCCCTGCTCTGCCGCCCTGCCTGCTCCAGCCAggcctgctgtggcctctcctcagGCCAGAAGTCCAGCTGCTGA
- the LOC113833357 gene encoding keratin-associated protein 12-1-like: MCQASCSSGCQPACCVSSPCQPACVPLSCRPAICVPVRCQVTCCVPVNCRPTVCMAPSCQSSVCVPVSCRPVCVTSTCQSSGCCQPSCPTLVYRPVSCNTPSCC; the protein is encoded by the coding sequence ATGTGTCAAGCCAGTTGTTCCTCAGGCTGCCAGCCGGCCTGCTGTGTATCCAGCCCCTGCCAACCAGCCTGTGTGCCCTTGAGTTGCAGGCCTGCCATATGCGTTCCTGTGAGGTGCCAAGTGACCTGCTGTGTGCCTGTGAACTGCAGGCCCACTGTGTGCATGGCTCCCTCCTGccagtcctctgtgtgtgtgcccgtgaGCTGCCGGCCAGTCTGTGTGACCTCCACCTGCCAGTCATCCGGATGCTGCCAgccctcctgccccaccctggtctacagacctgTTTCCTGTAACACCCCTTCCTGCTGCTGA